One genomic segment of Candidatus Fukatsuia endosymbiont of Tuberolachnus salignus includes these proteins:
- the sufA gene encoding Fe-S cluster assembly scaffold SufA, producing the protein MQQNAVGTFSLDDNDWSGIVITKSAATQIIKLMQQNPQAKGLKLSVKPSGCAGFTYVLDIAESPASDDLLFEHQKAKLYVPSKSMPFVDGTKVDYVREGLNQIFKFDNPKAQHSCGCGESFGV; encoded by the coding sequence ATGCAACAAAATGCTGTTGGGACATTCTCACTTGATGATAATGATTGGTCAGGCATCGTTATCACCAAAAGCGCTGCCACGCAAATTATAAAACTCATGCAACAAAACCCGCAGGCCAAGGGGCTAAAACTGAGCGTAAAACCGTCTGGCTGTGCGGGTTTTACTTATGTTCTGGACATCGCTGAATCACCAGCTAGCGATGACCTACTATTTGAACACCAGAAAGCAAAACTCTATGTTCCTTCAAAATCGATGCCCTTTGTTGATGGTACTAAAGTGGATTACGTCCGTGAAGGACTGAATCAGATCTTTAAATTTGATAACCCTAAGGCTCAACATTCCTGCGGATGTGGTGAGAGCTTTGGCGTTTGA
- the sufC gene encoding Fe-S cluster assembly ATPase SufC encodes MLSIKQLAVSVEGKTILKGLDLEVKPGEVHAIMGPNGSGKSTLSAVLAGREEYQVTQGEVLFKNKNLLDLEPEERAGEGVFLASQYPVEIPGVSNLFFLQTAVNAIRKYRQQPALDRFDFADFIEKKIDLLKMPKDLLTRSVNVGFSGGEKKRNDILQMAALEPTLCILDETDSGLDIDALKTVANGVDSLRDDKRAFIIVTHYQRILNYLKPDFVHVLYQGKIIETGDFTLAKKLEEQGYDWLTTRQ; translated from the coding sequence ATGTTAAGCATTAAGCAGTTAGCAGTCAGCGTTGAAGGCAAAACTATCCTCAAAGGGCTTGATCTTGAAGTAAAACCTGGAGAGGTACACGCCATTATGGGCCCTAATGGCTCAGGGAAAAGTACCCTCTCAGCCGTATTAGCCGGAAGGGAAGAATACCAGGTCACTCAGGGCGAAGTATTATTTAAAAATAAAAATTTACTGGACTTAGAGCCAGAGGAAAGAGCCGGTGAAGGTGTCTTCCTTGCTTCCCAGTATCCGGTTGAAATCCCTGGGGTTAGCAACCTTTTTTTCTTGCAGACCGCTGTTAACGCCATCCGTAAATACCGGCAACAGCCCGCGTTGGATCGTTTTGATTTTGCCGATTTTATTGAAAAAAAAATTGATTTATTAAAGATGCCAAAAGATTTGCTGACCCGCTCAGTCAATGTCGGCTTCTCGGGTGGCGAAAAGAAACGTAACGATATTTTACAGATGGCAGCATTAGAACCTACCCTATGTATTTTGGATGAAACTGATTCCGGCCTGGATATCGATGCGTTAAAAACTGTCGCTAACGGCGTCGATTCACTGCGTGATGATAAGCGGGCTTTTATTATCGTCACTCACTATCAGCGCATTTTGAATTATCTGAAACCAGATTTTGTGCATGTTCTGTATCAAGGGAAAATCATCGAAACCGGTGATTTTACGCTAGCGAAAAAATTGGAGGAGCAAGGCTATGACTGGCTTACTACCCGACAGTGA
- a CDS encoding LapA family protein produces the protein MKYLLIFLLVLVILVVSMTLGAHNDQVITFNYLLAQGEYRVSTLLATLFAIGFALGWIICALFYLQVRISLARARRKIKRLELQLERPRANDVMLSTSATNIASRK, from the coding sequence GTGAAATATTTGCTAATTTTTTTGTTAGTACTGGTGATCTTAGTGGTTTCTATGACCTTAGGAGCACATAACGATCAGGTGATTACCTTTAATTACCTATTAGCTCAAGGTGAGTACCGAGTATCGACGTTATTGGCGACTCTTTTTGCGATTGGATTTGCATTGGGGTGGATCATATGTGCTTTGTTTTATCTACAAGTACGTATTTCTCTTGCCCGGGCACGCCGAAAAATCAAGCGGCTTGAATTACAGCTAGAGCGACCAAGGGCAAATGATGTGATGCTGTCCACGTCTGCTACAAATATCGCCAGCAGGAAGTAA
- the sufD gene encoding Fe-S cluster assembly protein SufD: protein MTGLLPDSDLLAQFGQLFQQRTGSPDTQAHWQQFHWKQIVQLGFPNYKHEDWKYTPLDRLLQHRFNYAQTLAISKQQCDNLALTLDAHRLVFVDGRFVASLSDTAYEPYQVSTLTEQENIPVAVRAEVFLHLTESLAQESLLIRLAAGKKSDKPLYLLHISSGQADDQNKNAINSSYYRHHLLIEANAKAQVIEHFVSLNNRAHFTGARLTMALGDNAQLTHCKLAFENQHSYHFSYNDLILGHHAYTYSDSFLLGAGLTRHHTSAQLNGEGGHISINSLLLPLSGEICDSRTYLEHNKGHCQSQQLHKTIVHDQGKAVFNGTLKVAPHAVKTDGKMTNNNLLLSKQAEVDTKPQLEIYADDVKCSHGATVGYIDAEQVSYLQSRGISQTEAKQMIIFAFAAELTEPLKNKVIRQQVITRITERLKRMGR from the coding sequence ATGACTGGCTTACTACCCGACAGTGATCTGCTAGCGCAGTTTGGTCAATTATTTCAGCAACGGACTGGCTCACCTGACACGCAAGCTCATTGGCAACAATTTCACTGGAAACAAATAGTGCAATTGGGTTTTCCAAATTATAAACATGAAGACTGGAAGTACACACCGCTCGATCGGCTATTACAGCATAGGTTCAATTATGCACAAACATTAGCCATCAGTAAGCAACAATGTGATAATCTGGCATTAACGCTAGATGCCCATCGGTTGGTATTTGTCGATGGCCGATTTGTCGCATCTCTCAGCGATACCGCTTACGAACCCTACCAGGTTAGTACTTTGACAGAACAAGAAAACATACCGGTAGCAGTGCGTGCAGAGGTATTTTTGCATCTCACGGAAAGCTTAGCACAAGAAAGTTTACTTATTCGTTTAGCCGCAGGGAAAAAAAGTGATAAGCCGTTATATCTGCTGCATATCAGTTCTGGTCAAGCAGACGATCAAAACAAAAACGCGATCAACAGTAGCTATTATCGCCATCATCTGCTGATCGAAGCGAATGCAAAAGCACAGGTAATCGAACATTTTGTCAGTCTAAATAATCGGGCACACTTTACCGGTGCACGCCTGACAATGGCTTTGGGCGATAATGCGCAGTTAACGCATTGTAAATTGGCGTTTGAAAACCAGCACAGTTATCACTTTTCTTATAACGATTTGATACTTGGGCATCATGCCTACACATATAGCGACAGCTTTCTACTCGGTGCCGGTTTGACCAGGCACCATACCAGTGCCCAACTCAATGGTGAGGGAGGCCACATCTCAATCAACAGCCTATTATTACCGCTCAGCGGAGAAATATGTGATAGCCGCACTTATCTGGAGCATAATAAAGGCCACTGCCAAAGCCAACAATTACACAAAACGATAGTCCATGATCAGGGTAAGGCAGTATTTAATGGTACTTTAAAAGTAGCGCCGCATGCCGTGAAAACGGATGGGAAAATGACCAATAACAACTTACTCCTCAGCAAACAAGCCGAAGTGGACACAAAACCACAGTTAGAAATTTATGCAGACGATGTAAAATGTAGCCACGGTGCAACAGTGGGATACATCGATGCTGAACAGGTATCTTATCTACAGTCTCGCGGTATCAGCCAAACCGAAGCCAAACAGATGATCATTTTTGCTTTCGCTGCCGAACTCACGGAACCGCTGAAGAATAAGGTCATTCGTCAGCAAGTAATAACCCGTATCACTGAACGCTTAAAACGGATGGGCAGATGA
- the lapB gene encoding lipopolysaccharide assembly protein LapB, with protein sequence MLELLFLLLPIAAAYGWYMGRRSAQQDKQKNANRLSREYVAGVNFLLSNQKDKAADLFLDMLQENSSTVEAHLTLGNLFRSRGEVDRAIHIHQALMENASLTFEQRLLAIQQLGRDYMAAGLYDRAEDMLTRLVNEQDFCIAALQQLLVLYQATSDWVKAIAVAEKLIKLGKEEQRLEIAHFYCELALQAMESADLDKAKSLLKKAAAADKQCARVSIMLGQVYIAKAEFIKAIASLERVLKQDKEVVSEALPMLQYCYQHLHQVENWTKFLQLCVEEDSGVAAELMLAEQIEQQEGRDVVQLYINRQLQRHPTLRLFYRLMDYHLTDAEEGRAKDSLVLLRDMVGEQIRTKPRYRCRKCGFTTHSLYWHCPSCRTWASVKPIMGLDGQ encoded by the coding sequence ATGTTAGAACTGCTCTTTCTGCTATTGCCTATAGCCGCTGCTTACGGTTGGTATATGGGGCGCAGAAGTGCTCAGCAGGACAAACAAAAAAATGCTAACCGCTTATCCCGTGAATATGTTGCCGGGGTTAATTTTCTTCTTTCTAATCAAAAAGATAAAGCGGCAGATCTGTTTCTTGATATGCTGCAAGAAAATAGTTCTACTGTTGAAGCGCATCTCACCTTAGGAAATCTGTTCCGTTCGCGCGGGGAAGTTGATCGTGCGATACATATCCATCAGGCATTGATGGAAAACGCCTCCTTAACTTTTGAACAACGGTTGTTAGCCATTCAACAACTGGGGCGCGATTATATGGCTGCTGGTCTTTACGATCGTGCTGAAGATATGTTGACCCGTTTGGTTAATGAGCAAGACTTCTGTATTGCTGCGTTGCAACAGTTATTGGTGCTTTATCAGGCTACCAGTGATTGGGTAAAAGCGATTGCCGTGGCGGAAAAATTGATCAAACTCGGTAAAGAAGAGCAACGCTTAGAAATCGCTCATTTTTACTGTGAACTGGCGTTACAGGCGATGGAGAGTGCTGATCTGGACAAAGCCAAAAGTTTGTTAAAAAAAGCAGCGGCGGCAGATAAACAGTGCGCTAGGGTATCGATTATGCTGGGGCAGGTTTATATTGCTAAGGCTGAATTTATCAAAGCAATCGCTTCGCTGGAACGGGTACTGAAACAGGATAAAGAAGTGGTTAGCGAAGCCTTGCCTATGTTGCAATACTGTTATCAACATTTACATCAAGTCGAAAATTGGACAAAGTTTTTGCAACTTTGTGTCGAAGAAGATAGCGGTGTTGCGGCTGAACTGATGTTGGCAGAGCAGATTGAGCAACAGGAAGGACGAGATGTGGTGCAACTTTATATTAATCGACAGTTACAACGGCATCCAACTTTACGCCTGTTCTATCGATTAATGGACTACCACTTGACTGATGCGGAAGAAGGCCGTGCAAAAGATAGCCTGGTGTTACTACGTGATATGGTTGGTGAACAAATCCGCACCAAACCGCGTTATCGTTGCCGTAAATGTGGCTTCACCACGCATTCTCTTTACTGGCACTGCCCTTCATGCCGAACTTGGGCCTCGGTTAAGCCAATCATGGGGTTGGATGGGCAGTAG
- the sufB gene encoding Fe-S cluster assembly protein SufB — protein sequence MTRSNVKTPEDTSAWVNDGHYKEGFFTQLETDQLAKGLSEDVIRAISAKRNEPEWMLAFRLDAYRGWLEMEEPHWLKAHYKNLDYQDYSYYSAPSCGHCDDDCDSKDGVEQAPAGSTATNLHLTAEVEAAFAQLGVPVREGVEVAVDAIFDSVSVATTYREQLATQGIIFCSLGEAIQEYPDLVQKYLGSVVPAKDNFFAALNAAVASDGTFVYVPKGVRCPMELSTYFRINAAKTGQFERTILIADENSYVSYIEGCSAPARDTYQLHAAVVEVILHKNAEVKYSTVQNWFAGSGTTGGILNFVTKRALCQGTGSKMSWTQSETGSAITWKYPSVILQGDHSIGEFFSVALTNGKQQADTGTKMIHIGKNTKSTIISKGISAGNSQNTYRGLVKILPGADNARNFTQCDSMLIGSHSAAHTFPYVEVKNHSAQLEHEATTSKIGDDQLFYCRQRGISGEDAISMIVNGFCKDVFSELPLEFAVEAQKLLAISLEHSVG from the coding sequence ATGACACGAAGCAATGTTAAAACTCCCGAGGACACGTCAGCCTGGGTCAACGATGGACATTATAAAGAAGGATTTTTTACCCAATTAGAGACCGATCAATTGGCTAAAGGACTTAGTGAAGACGTGATCCGTGCTATTTCGGCCAAACGTAACGAACCCGAATGGATGTTAGCATTTCGGCTAGATGCCTATCGCGGATGGTTGGAGATGGAAGAACCACACTGGTTAAAAGCGCACTACAAAAACCTCGACTATCAAGATTACAGCTATTACTCCGCACCCTCTTGTGGTCATTGTGATGATGACTGCGATTCAAAGGACGGAGTGGAACAAGCACCTGCTGGCAGCACAGCAACAAATCTCCATCTCACCGCTGAAGTTGAAGCGGCTTTTGCCCAGCTCGGTGTACCCGTGCGTGAAGGGGTTGAGGTCGCCGTCGATGCCATCTTCGACTCCGTTTCTGTTGCCACCACCTACCGTGAACAGTTAGCCACACAGGGTATTATTTTTTGTTCCCTCGGTGAAGCCATCCAGGAATATCCTGATCTGGTACAAAAATATCTCGGCTCAGTCGTACCCGCAAAGGATAATTTTTTTGCTGCTCTTAACGCGGCAGTGGCTTCAGACGGCACCTTTGTCTACGTGCCCAAAGGCGTGCGCTGTCCGATGGAACTGTCGACCTATTTCCGTATCAATGCAGCTAAAACCGGTCAATTTGAACGTACTATCCTTATCGCTGATGAAAATAGCTACGTCAGTTACATTGAAGGCTGCTCGGCACCTGCACGCGATACCTATCAGCTACATGCCGCTGTGGTAGAAGTGATCCTGCATAAAAACGCCGAGGTAAAATATTCTACGGTACAGAACTGGTTTGCCGGTTCAGGCACTACCGGCGGTATTCTCAACTTCGTCACCAAACGTGCATTATGTCAAGGCACGGGATCAAAAATGTCGTGGACTCAATCAGAAACGGGGTCGGCGATTACCTGGAAATATCCCAGTGTGATCCTGCAGGGGGATCATTCCATCGGCGAATTTTTCTCAGTAGCACTCACCAATGGCAAACAACAGGCTGACACTGGCACCAAGATGATCCACATTGGAAAAAATACTAAATCAACCATTATTTCCAAGGGGATCTCAGCCGGGAACAGCCAGAATACTTACCGTGGGTTAGTGAAAATTCTGCCTGGCGCGGATAACGCACGGAATTTTACCCAATGCGACTCCATGCTAATTGGCAGCCATTCAGCTGCTCATACCTTTCCCTATGTTGAAGTAAAAAATCATTCAGCCCAATTGGAACATGAAGCAACCACCTCAAAAATTGGTGATGACCAACTGTTTTATTGTCGTCAACGTGGTATTAGTGGAGAAGACGCCATCTCGATGATTGTCAATGGATTCTGCAAAGATGTGTTCTCAGAATTACCGCTGGAGTTTGCTGTAGAAGCACAGAAATTGTTAGCCATTAGCCTAGAGCACAGCGTTGGTTAA
- the ydiK gene encoding AI-2E family transporter YdiK, with protein sequence MNDLQQGRHDLPKLMFCMLFILIMMITSFWVIQPFIMDLAWAVMVVIATWPLLIKLQILLWGRRSLAVIIMTLLLILFFVIPIALLVNSLLANSAPLIAWASSPANMHFPAMEWLNAVPLVGGKVYNSWHSLIAGGGNEILAKLRPYVGETATWFVAQAAHLGRFVVHLTLMVLFSILFYFHGERVAQGIRRFAVRLADKKGDSTVVLAAQAIRAVALGVVVTALIQAILGGIALAIAGIPYVTLLTVLMFILCVAQLGPLLVLIPAIIWLYWSGDPIWGSLLLVWSCILGTFDAVLRPALIRKGADLPMILILFGVIGGLLSLGMIGLFIGPVVLAVSYRLLSAWIDERVKS encoded by the coding sequence ATGAATGATTTACAACAAGGACGCCATGACTTACCGAAACTGATGTTTTGCATGCTATTTATCCTGATAATGATGATCACCAGTTTTTGGGTGATACAGCCTTTCATTATGGATCTGGCTTGGGCGGTTATGGTGGTGATTGCCACTTGGCCGTTATTAATCAAACTACAGATTTTACTCTGGGGACGGCGTTCTTTGGCTGTCATTATCATGACGTTATTATTGATTTTGTTCTTTGTCATCCCGATTGCTTTATTGGTCAATAGTCTACTAGCAAACAGTGCGCCCTTGATCGCTTGGGCGAGTAGTCCTGCTAATATGCATTTCCCAGCGATGGAATGGTTAAACGCTGTCCCTCTGGTAGGAGGCAAAGTTTACAATAGTTGGCATAGCTTAATTGCTGGTGGGGGTAATGAGATATTGGCAAAGTTACGACCTTATGTAGGGGAAACGGCGACCTGGTTTGTCGCTCAAGCGGCTCATCTTGGACGTTTTGTCGTTCATCTGACACTTATGGTGTTGTTTAGTATTCTGTTTTACTTTCATGGTGAACGGGTTGCTCAAGGTATCCGCCGTTTTGCTGTGCGACTGGCAGATAAAAAGGGAGATTCTACGGTTGTTTTAGCTGCACAGGCCATTCGGGCAGTAGCACTTGGGGTGGTAGTAACCGCATTAATCCAGGCTATTTTAGGCGGTATTGCTTTAGCGATTGCGGGTATCCCTTACGTGACTTTACTTACCGTTCTGATGTTTATTCTCTGCGTTGCTCAGCTAGGGCCTTTATTGGTGCTTATCCCAGCGATTATTTGGCTTTATTGGAGTGGTGATCCCATTTGGGGAAGTCTGTTACTGGTATGGAGTTGCATCCTTGGTACTTTTGATGCCGTTTTGCGTCCAGCGTTAATTCGTAAAGGCGCCGATTTGCCGATGATATTGATTCTTTTCGGTGTTATTGGTGGTTTATTGTCGTTGGGCATGATTGGTTTATTCATTGGGCCAGTGGTTCTAGCGGTTTCTTACCGTTTGCTTTCCGCTTGGATCGATGAACGAGTTAAATCCTAA
- the ribA gene encoding GTP cyclohydrolase II, with protein MKLKRVAETKLPTPWGDFLLVCFEELTSGHEHLALIFGDISGEPAVLSRIHSECLTGDALFSLRCDCGFQLHAAMQQIAEEGRGILIYHRQEGRNIGLLNKIRAYALQDQGADTVEANHQLGFKSDERDFTLCADIYQLLGVKAVRLLTNNPEKVKTLTQYGLDVVKRVPLIVGENSKNKKYLAIKEAKMGHIFNNK; from the coding sequence ATGAAACTAAAACGTGTAGCAGAAACTAAATTACCTACTCCCTGGGGAGATTTTTTGCTGGTTTGTTTTGAAGAATTAACCAGCGGTCATGAACACCTCGCGTTGATCTTTGGCGATATTTCAGGCGAGCCCGCCGTTCTTTCCCGGATCCATTCAGAATGTCTGACCGGAGACGCATTATTCAGTCTACGTTGCGATTGTGGTTTTCAGCTCCACGCCGCAATGCAGCAAATTGCTGAAGAGGGTCGTGGTATCCTTATTTACCATCGTCAGGAGGGGCGTAATATTGGCTTATTGAATAAAATCCGTGCTTATGCCCTACAGGATCAAGGAGCAGACACTGTCGAAGCGAATCATCAGTTGGGGTTTAAAAGTGACGAAAGAGACTTTACGCTATGTGCGGACATCTATCAGCTACTCGGCGTCAAAGCAGTACGGCTGCTGACTAACAACCCGGAGAAAGTCAAAACATTGACACAATATGGGCTAGATGTCGTCAAACGTGTGCCACTCATCGTCGGTGAAAATTCGAAAAATAAAAAATATCTTGCGATTAAAGAGGCTAAAATGGGACACATATTCAACAATAAGTGA
- the pyrF gene encoding orotidine-5'-phosphate decarboxylase translates to MKAKTESNTIVNSSPIIVALDYADINHALAFVDRIDPQVCRLKVGKEMFTLYGTVFIRELHQRGFDVFLDLKFHDIPHTTARAVAAAAELGVWMVDVHASGGGRMMKAAKEALLPYGDDAPLLIAVTVLTSMESIDLLDIGIDISPAGQVENLAKLSQDCGLDGVVCSAQEALRLKQFCGAAFKLITPGIRPTGSETGDQRRTMTPKQALDAGVDYMVIGRPITGSTDPAQTLGTILDSLI, encoded by the coding sequence ATGAAAGCTAAAACAGAAAGTAACACTATCGTCAATTCATCTCCCATTATTGTGGCGTTAGATTATGCTGATATCAATCACGCGTTAGCTTTCGTTGATCGTATCGATCCACAGGTTTGCCGGCTAAAAGTGGGTAAAGAAATGTTTACCTTATACGGTACTGTATTTATTCGAGAGTTACATCAGCGTGGTTTTGATGTTTTTCTTGATCTTAAATTTCACGATATTCCTCATACCACGGCACGAGCGGTAGCGGCGGCCGCTGAACTGGGCGTATGGATGGTGGATGTTCATGCCAGCGGAGGGGGCAGAATGATGAAAGCGGCCAAAGAAGCCTTGTTACCTTATGGTGATGATGCGCCTTTGCTGATTGCTGTTACAGTATTGACCAGTATGGAATCCATTGATTTATTGGATATTGGTATTGATATTAGTCCTGCTGGGCAAGTGGAAAATTTAGCCAAATTAAGTCAGGATTGTGGTCTTGATGGTGTGGTTTGTTCTGCCCAGGAAGCGCTTAGACTGAAACAATTTTGTGGTGCAGCATTCAAACTGATCACACCAGGTATACGCCCGACAGGGAGCGAGACTGGCGATCAACGGCGTACTATGACGCCAAAACAGGCACTCGATGCCGGAGTAGATTATATGGTTATTGGACGCCCTATCACTGGATCTACCGATCCTGCGCAAACTCTTGGTACTATCCTCGATTCACTGATTTAA
- the acnA gene encoding aconitate hydratase AcnA, with the protein MSLNIQTKSLAKLVVQNEYHYYSLPKMASFLGNIDRLPKSMKVLLENLLRHIDDDSVRENDLKAMVDWLANGHADWEIAYRPARVLMQDFTGVPAIVDLAAMREAVQRLGGDVKKVNPLSPVDLVIDHSVTVDNFGDQQAFGKNVQLEMTRNHERYAFLRWGQQAFNRFQVVPPGTGICHQVNLEYLGQTVWHEQQGNKFVAYPDTLVGTDSHTTMINGLGILGWGVGGIEAEAAMLGQPVSMLIPDVVGFKLTGKLGEGITATDLVLTVTQMLRRHGVVGKFVEFYGDGLVDLPLADRATIANMSPEFGATCGFFPVDEVTLNYMRLSGRSDQQIALVEAYTKAQGMWRYPGDEPMFTSKLALDMTTVVSSLAGPKRPQDRVVLSQVPQAFSAFNEAEVISKKQSNKKDNLVPMSITLEGKTHHLSDGAVVIAAITSCTNTSNPSVMMAAGLLAKKAVEKGLKTQTWVKTSLAPGSKVVTDYLNAAALSDPLDQLGFNLVGYGCTTCIGNSGSLLEPVEDAIKAGDLTVGAVLSGNRNFEGRIHPLIKTNWLASPPLVVAYALAGNMKINLTDDPLGQDQQGVPVYLKDIWPSTLEIATALEEVKTAMFRKEYAEVFDGDDSWQAISVENSPTYHWKPDSTYIRHPPFFSGMSRKPERIEDIKQARILAILADSVTTDHISPAGNIKPDSPAGHYLLEQGVAINDFNSYGSRRGNHEVMMRGTFANIRIRNEMVLGVEGGITRHIPSQEKMAIYDAAMRYQKEKIPLVVIAGKEYGSGSSRDWAAKGPRLLGVRVVIAESFERIHRSNLIGMGILPLEFMSGVNRKSLGLTGNESINISGLEGLTTGQKILVTLINTRGEQQIIETLCRIDTSNELMYFQHGGILHYVIRNML; encoded by the coding sequence ATGTCATTGAATATACAAACAAAGAGTTTAGCAAAGCTGGTGGTACAAAATGAGTATCATTATTACAGTTTACCCAAAATGGCATCCTTCCTAGGGAATATCGATCGACTGCCAAAATCAATGAAAGTGTTGTTAGAAAATCTGTTACGGCATATTGATGATGATAGCGTACGGGAAAATGACTTAAAAGCAATGGTTGATTGGTTAGCAAACGGTCATGCAGATTGGGAGATCGCCTATCGCCCAGCCCGTGTTTTAATGCAGGATTTTACTGGTGTTCCGGCGATTGTTGATCTTGCGGCTATGCGTGAAGCGGTGCAACGTTTGGGAGGAGATGTAAAGAAAGTGAATCCACTTTCTCCCGTCGATTTGGTAATTGACCATTCCGTTACTGTGGATAATTTTGGTGATCAACAGGCCTTTGGCAAAAATGTTCAGCTGGAGATGACGCGTAATCACGAACGTTATGCGTTTTTGCGCTGGGGTCAACAGGCATTCAATCGTTTTCAAGTGGTGCCACCGGGAACTGGCATCTGTCATCAGGTGAATCTTGAATATTTGGGACAAACGGTATGGCATGAGCAACAGGGAAATAAATTTGTTGCTTATCCCGATACTCTGGTTGGAACAGATTCTCATACTACGATGATTAATGGGTTGGGGATCCTCGGTTGGGGGGTCGGCGGTATCGAAGCGGAAGCGGCCATGCTGGGTCAGCCAGTTTCGATGTTGATCCCTGATGTTGTGGGTTTTAAGCTGACGGGGAAATTGGGTGAAGGGATCACGGCAACTGACCTGGTATTGACGGTCACGCAAATGTTACGAAGACATGGCGTAGTGGGTAAGTTCGTTGAATTTTATGGTGATGGACTGGTAGATCTACCCTTAGCCGACCGAGCGACTATCGCGAATATGTCTCCTGAATTTGGTGCTACCTGTGGTTTCTTCCCTGTGGATGAAGTGACCTTGAATTATATGCGCCTAAGTGGGCGCAGTGATCAGCAAATTGCTTTGGTAGAGGCTTACACCAAAGCGCAAGGCATGTGGCGTTATCCTGGTGACGAACCGATGTTTACCAGCAAATTAGCATTGGATATGACCACTGTTGTTTCTAGTCTGGCGGGTCCGAAGCGACCACAGGATAGGGTAGTATTATCTCAGGTGCCGCAGGCTTTTAGCGCTTTTAACGAAGCAGAAGTTATCAGTAAGAAACAGAGCAATAAAAAAGATAACCTTGTGCCGATGTCGATCACGTTGGAGGGTAAAACACATCACTTATCTGATGGGGCAGTGGTGATTGCCGCTATTACCTCTTGTACCAATACCTCTAATCCCAGTGTCATGATGGCCGCGGGGTTATTAGCTAAGAAAGCGGTGGAAAAAGGACTAAAAACTCAGACGTGGGTAAAAACCTCGTTAGCCCCCGGATCCAAGGTAGTGACTGATTATCTTAATGCGGCAGCTTTGAGCGATCCACTGGATCAATTGGGTTTTAATCTAGTGGGCTATGGTTGTACGACCTGTATCGGTAATTCGGGATCATTACTTGAACCCGTAGAAGATGCGATTAAAGCAGGGGACCTCACCGTGGGGGCGGTGCTATCTGGTAATCGTAATTTTGAAGGTCGTATTCATCCATTAATCAAAACCAACTGGTTAGCTTCGCCGCCATTGGTGGTGGCTTATGCCCTGGCAGGGAATATGAAAATAAATCTGACGGATGATCCCTTGGGTCAAGATCAGCAGGGTGTTCCGGTTTATCTGAAAGACATTTGGCCAAGTACACTGGAAATTGCAACAGCGCTTGAAGAGGTAAAAACAGCGATGTTCCGCAAAGAGTATGCTGAAGTTTTTGACGGTGATGATAGCTGGCAGGCCATTTCGGTAGAAAATTCGCCAACCTATCATTGGAAACCAGACTCGACTTATATCCGTCATCCTCCTTTTTTTAGTGGGATGTCGCGTAAACCAGAGCGGATCGAAGATATCAAGCAAGCCCGTATTTTGGCTATTTTGGCGGATTCAGTCACCACTGATCATATTTCTCCGGCAGGGAATATCAAACCAGATAGCCCGGCAGGACATTATTTGCTCGAACAGGGTGTCGCAATTAATGATTTTAACTCCTATGGATCCCGGCGTGGTAATCATGAAGTGATGATGCGTGGTACCTTTGCTAACATTCGTATCCGTAATGAAATGGTACTAGGCGTTGAGGGGGGGATCACTCGTCATATACCTTCACAGGAGAAAATGGCGATTTACGATGCTGCGATGCGTTACCAGAAGGAAAAGATTCCTTTAGTGGTGATTGCGGGTAAAGAGTATGGTTCTGGTTCTAGTCGTGACTGGGCGGCTAAAGGGCCACGTTTACTTGGTGTACGGGTGGTGATTGCCGAATCTTTTGAACGTATTCATCGTTCGAATCTTATTGGTATGGGTATTCTTCCGTTGGAATTTATGTCCGGAGTGAATCGTAAATCCTTGGGATTAACGGGTAATGAATCTATCAATATTAGTGGATTAGAGGGTTTGACTACAGGGCAGAAAATTCTTGTCACTCTCATTAATACTAGAGGTGAACAGCAAATCATTGAAACGCTATGTCGTATCGATACCAGTAACGAGCTGATGTACTTCCAGCATGGTGGTATTTTGCATTACGTTATTCGCAATATGTTGTAA